A genomic region of Melopsittacus undulatus isolate bMelUnd1 chromosome 5, bMelUnd1.mat.Z, whole genome shotgun sequence contains the following coding sequences:
- the AVPR1A gene encoding vasopressin V1a receptor, producing MRLAGGSGPPRAGPSPGNGSRWRAVEPGGGGSSPSPEAWSGSPNGSLSGWDPFGRDEELAKLEIAVLAVTFAVAVVGNGSVLLALRRTPRKASRMHLFIRHLSLADLVVAFFQVLPQLCWEVTHRFHGPDGLCRVVKHLQVFGMFASAYMLVAMTADRYIAVCHPLKTLQQPTKRSYGMIAAAWALSLLLSTPQYFIFSLSEVERGSQVYDCWAHFIMPWGPRAYITWITGGIFVAPVLILVTCYSFICYRIWRNVRGKTRPGEAVAGGGRRPGSVGGPRRGLLLAPCVSSVKTISRAKIRTVKMTFVIVSAYVVCWAPFFTIQMWSVWDQHFPWVDSENTATTVTALLASLNSCCNPWIYMFFSGHLLQDCIQSFPCCQKIKQTLSKEDSNSNSRRQTSFTNNRSPTHSLNTWRESPHSKSTSFIPIPT from the exons ATGCGGCTCGCCGGGGGCTCCGGCCCGCCCCGGGCGGGGCCCTCTCCCGGGAACGGGAGCCGGTGGCGGGCGGTGGAGCCCGGTGGCGgcggcagcagccccagccccgaGGCGTGGTCGGGGTCGCCCAACGGCAGCCTGAGTGGCTGGGACCCCTTCGGACGGGACGAGGAGCTGGCTAAGCTGGAGATCGCCGTGCTGGCCGTCACCTTCGCCGTGGCGGTGGTGGGCAACGGCAGCGTGCTGCTGGCCCTGCGGCGCACGCCCCGCAAGGCGTCCCGCATGCACCTCTTCATCCGCCACCTCAGCCTGGCCGACCTGGTGGTGGCCTTCTTCCAGGTGCtaccccagctctgctgggaggtGACCCACCGCTTCCACGGCCCAGACGGGCTCTGCCGCGTCGTCAAGCACCTGCAGGTCTTCGGCATGTTCGCCTCGGCGTACATGCTGGTGGCCATGACCGCAGATCGCTACATCGCCGTCTGCCACCCGCTGAAGACGCTGCAGCAGCCCACCAAGCGCTCCTACGGGATGATCGCGGCTGCCTGGGCGCTCAGCCTGCTGCTCAGCACCCCGCAGTACTTCATCTTCTCCCTCAGCGAGGTGGAGCGCGGCTCGCAGGTGTACGACTGTTGGGCGCACTTCATCATGCCCTGGGGGCCCCGCGCCTACATCACCTGGATCACCGGCGGCATCTTCGTCGCTCCTGTCCTCATCCTCGTCACCTGCTACAGCTTCATCTGCTACCGCATCTGGCGCAACGTCAGGGGCAAGACGCGCCCCGGGGAGGCGGTGGCCGGCGGCGGCCGGCGGCCGGGTAGTGTCGGCGGCCCGCGGAGGGGGCTGCTGCTCGCCCCTTGTGTCAGCAGCGTCAAGACCATCTCCCGTGCCAAGATCCGTACCGTAAAGATGACCTTCGTCATTGTCTCGGCTTATGTCGTCTGCTGGGCGCCCTTCTTCACCATCCAGATGTGGTCCGTCTGGGACCAGCACTTCCCTTGGGTCG ATTCTGAAAACACTGCGACTACTGTCACGGCTCTGTTAGCCAGTCTGAACAGTTGCTGTAACCCATGGATCTACATGTTCTTCAGTGGGCATCTCCTGCAAGACTGCATCCAGAGCTTCCCTTGCTgccaaaaaataaagcaaacactgaGTAAAGAAGAttcaaacagcaacagcaggcGACAGACCTCCTTTACCAACAACAGAAGCCCAACCCACAGCCTGAACACCTGGAGAGAGTCACCCCATTCCAAATCCACCAGCTTCATCCCCATCCCGACATGA